The genome window TACCTTTGGGACCTTGTGCCAATCTAGGGTAGCCCTCAATGGACTGTGCTCCAAAATGACAGGGATTGGCCATTACCAAGACTTCAAAGGGACAGGAACCCTCTAGGACTACGAAAACTGTTTCTAACCCTTTCAAGATATGCACCGTAAACTAACAGTACAGGTGAGAAGGGAGTCAGACCGCCAGACCCAGGAATATAAGGGAAGCATGTGGTAAAGGACACTCACCATCATCATATTCCAAGACCTCTGTGTAGATGGGAGGAGCCATGCCAATGGCCTGGCCAGGAAAGTAAGGGTTGAAGTAGAGGCCTTCTCGCAATGACACCCCAGGCGGGGGCTCACAGTAACCAGTAAGCAAGGAAAATACATAGTCCTCACCACCATGCCTAGAACCAGACCCATGGTTCAGTCTTCAACACAAGGCTGACTTCCCTCCATTTCCAGCCCCACATTCTGGGTTGCCCACATACCTAGCTCGAACAATGTAGCTGAGGTCAGGGGGTAAGGCTCCATTGTTAGCAGCTCTGGCAGCCTCAGGGTTGGGGTATGGTTTTGGAAAATAGTCGGATAGCTTCCCTGGCCTCATGAACATCTCCCCATCCTCATTAGGGCCGTCCTGGACCTCCACCTGCCACCAAGAACCCCATCACAATCCTTCAATCCCTTACAGTAGAAGCCCCAGTCCCAGTATCCACCTTCTCTTGGCCCCCACACCTCCTCAGCCAGCGCCTTTGCTTCTTCCTCAGTGTAGCACACTCCCACCAGATGTCGATAGGCCATATAATCCATGCTGTGGCAGGAAGAGCACACTTGCTTGTACACCTGGAAACCCCTACGAATGCTGAAGTGAAAAAGAGTTGGAGAAACTTAAGATTCCAGTTCACCCACAGATTACCACCTTCAGCCCACTGCTACACACTCACCTGGTGTGGTCCAAGGAGGAGAGGAGGCCACGGTGAGACCATGGGTAGCTGGGCGGATGCAGCTCCAAATCACTAGCACTCACAGCAGTATGCAGAGCCACAGCTAGTCCTGCACCACCTGCCGCCAGCATGCCCAACGCTGACAGCATCACCTTCCGGCCTCGGGAAGAGCCAGATTTCGAGGAAAAGGACACTGCCTGCAAGAGCCCCGCTCAGCATCTGCCAAGACGCCGCCCGCCCACCTGGGGATCTGAATGGGCGCCCATCTCTTCCACTCTGACCCAGCACTGGCCACCGCCCCTAGCGCGCCAAAGGTACCCTATGCCCACTGCCTGACACAATCTTCACTGCAGCCGACAGCTCGGCTCTGTAGGGTAAATGAGGAGTGCTCTTGGAGCTTAACCCAGGAAACAGGCCTAAGTGACAAAGAGTGCTTCAGCAGACCAAGGTCACCCGCTGCCGGCTGAGGTCAGGCTGGGGTCACTTCAGGGTACCAGCCAGGTCTGGACAGCTGGTTTCGGGAGTCGTTCTGGGCGAGCCCTTCGCAGGAATCTCCCATCCCCGACCTCACCACAGCCGGACCCTGGGGTCGGAGCAACATGCCCTGTCGCTCCGAGGCGTAGGCACCCAGACTGGCTTCCCGAGTGCGCCGGCCGGTCAGCGGGGATCCTGCTGAGTCGCAGCAGGTACGTGAGGTACCGATGCCGGCGCGCGCCCGGAGCCTCCCGCTGTGACCTTCAGGGCTGCGGGGCGCGCGGTGGCCGGCACCCGAGCCTGGACTCACCTGCGGTGTTGTCAATGGAAGATGCCGGGGCCGGGCGCCTCCCAGCAGACCCGGAACACTTGCACCTGGAAGTCCCACGCCCCGCGGGCCCAGCACCGACCGGCGAAGCGTTGCCGCAGCCGCCGCCATGTCGGCCCTCTTTAGTGCGGCCGCCGTTCCCGTCGGCCCCTGCGGGCCTACGAGAACTCAGACCGCGCGAGAGCAAGATAGTGGGCGGGTCCAGGCGGGGCTGGACCCGGGAGCTGTCCCTCGAAGGTCCAGGGCTGCCCTTGCCCAGGTCGTGTAGTCCGGAAGGAAACTAGCGGGTTGAGCCCGGCCGCGACTCTAATTACAGTCACacctgtttggtttttctttctcatcACGTCCATGGTTGCAGGCGTAGAGCCTCTCTATTCCCAGCCCCTTCTCCGTGGCCCCGCGAATCCTGCCCGTCCAGCTGAGTCACTGGACAGTCAATCTCTTGAGAGCTTGCCCATCCAGGCCCGGTGTGGAGTCAGTGGCGGCTCACAACGCTGCTCCGCTTCTCCACAGGCGACCCGGCTTGAAAACTCTCCCTGACCAAATCCCTTTTAAACCCTCCTGTAAACTCCATAACTCGATTTCCTCACTGAAAACATACCTAAATGAGGTATccgtgatttttctttttctttttctttttctttttttttttttgtccttcacAAAGATAAGCTGCAGTTCTGCAGTTCCAGCTGGATATAAGATTAAAGTAACGGATTGATCACAGTGGCATTTAGTGCTACTTTCCTTGAAATCCAAATTGACACCATCAATGGGTGGTTTGGAGCTATGCAATGCAGGAATTCCTTTACCATTACTCTATAAGGGTGACTAATGATGAGTTTGGCCACATGAAACAAATTATCTGATATACCAGATTTCAAGATACAAGAAAGCCTATAAACCTATAAACTGAGACTGAAGATTCAATTTTTAGAAACTATCCTGGAGAAAGCCCTGCCTTAGAATTGAATCCTGTGTTCTCAAAATGTTTCAAGCATCGAAGAACACTAAATCTGTTCCATGTAACTAAGATGAAACCAAGATGGCAGGTAATAGGCCACGTAGCTGGGGAGCAGGCCAGGTAGCACTGTTGGCGGGTTAGAATgctgagtatctgcccagctgtAGTGTCTGAAGCTTTTAATAAAGGTCTCCCTGTCATTATTTAGAGCAAGGGTGGGCACAGAAAAGCCACAGCTGCATTTTACAGAAAGCCAAAATGGAATGCCATAGGGCAAGCACAAGTACTTGTCAGGCCCCAAATGGCACATTTAGGACCTCATTCCTATccctattactttttttttttttaaagatttattatgtacacagtttatttttatttttattttttatttatcatcctgcacaaaactaaagtccaagtggatcaaaggcctcaacataaaaccagataatctaaatcggttagaagaaaaagtggggaagagcctagaactcattggcacaggagacaacttcctggacagaacactaacagctcaggctccaagagcaacaatcaataaatgggacctaatgaaaactgaaaagcttctgtaaagcaaaagacactgttgtcagaacaaaactacagcccacagactgggaaaggatctttaccaaccctatatctgacagagggctgatatccagaatatataaataactaaagaagttaaaaagcaataaatcaagcaatccaattaaaaaatggagtacggagctaaacagagaattctctgtggaagaatatagaatggcagagaaacactcaaaagagatgctcaatgtccttagccatcagagagatgcaaatcaaaacgaccctgagatttttaccttacacccatcaaaatggctaaaatcaaaaactcaaatgacaacacatgctggagagtttgtgaagaaaggggacccctcctccattgctggtgggaatgtaaactagtacaaccactttggaaatcaatctggcgctttctcagacaattaagaatagcgcttcctcaagacccagctataccacttctaggcatagatccaaaagttgctcaagtacacaaggacatttgctcaacattgtttgtagtagctttatttgtaatagccagaacctggagacaacctagatgtccatcaatggaggaatggatacagatattggggtatttttacacaatggaatactactcagcaattaaaaacgaggaaatcacaaaatttgcaggcaaatggtgggatctagaaaagatcattctgagtgagttatcccagaaggagaaaggcacacatggtatatactcacttatttagacctataagatatgataatgaaatctatacacctaaagaagataaacaagaaagaggacccgaggtaagatgatcaatcctcacttagaaagacaaatgggatggacattggatgtaggagaaaacaagtaactggacaggagcctaccacaaagggcctctgaaagactctacctagcagtgtatcaaagcagatgctgagactcatatgaaagaagggggagttaatatgacctggagaggataggagctccacaaagaccaaatatatctgggcacaggggtcttatatgagactgtttctccaaccaaggaccatgtatggatatagcctagaacctctgctctgatgtagcccatggtagctcagtatttaAGTGTgttttcttagtaaggggaacagggaccatttctgacatgaactcaatggtgggctctttgaccttcccattccctaaggaggagcagtcctgctagaccagaggaggactttgcagccagtcctgaagatacctgataaaacagggtcagatgaaaggggaggaggtccttccctatcagtggacttagaaaggggcagggaggagatggagggaaggtgagattgggagggaatgagggagtgtgatacagctgggatacaaagttaataaaatgtaactaataataaataaaaatgaaaaaaaaagatttatgtatagtgttctgcctgcatgtatgcctgcaggccagaagagggcaccagatctcattatagatggttatgagacacCATGTGTCTCATTCAATTCaattcaggacctctgaaagaccagccagtgctcttaacctctgagccacctctccaggcccctccCTGTTACATTTCAACTACACCTTTATAACCTTTTGTCACATATACAGTTCAGGTTCAAAATACACCTATCTCAGGCTGTGGGCTAGACCACAAGCAGGAACCATCATACCTTGGACCTTTTGTGTGTTTAAGGCTCATGTAATCTGCTTTAGGCAAGGGCACACGGATTAGCTAAGACCATATACGCATACCACCCTGTCCACCATGcagattcttcttttcttttgagattcACTATATaacctagactggcctcaaattcatggttCCCCTACTTTTGCCCTGAAGAGGGCTAAGATATTCATGATTTtggaaaaacacatacacattaatgAAAATTAAGACAAATTCCCacctcaacaaatatttattctgtTTCAACATTCATGTAGATGAAAAACACTCAACTTTTTTCCTGTGAATGTTCCTGGAATAAATATATGTCCATTTGTGTTGGAAAGGACTACTAAAGTTGTGTTAAAAATAGCTATGGTCAAAGCCCAGCCAAAATGCAGGGGAGAATTTTGTACCAGATGACAGGTCAGAGACAAAAGGAACACAGACAAGTCTTAGCCAACTAAATAGAGGAAGGCCTGTGATAAAGCTAGGAGGTAGCACTTCCAAGGGCAGAAGTAGGAAGCAGGCAAGGCTGGAGTAGGGTCTAACGGGCCAAAGACTGGCAACCCAGTGATGAGGCTGCTTGCCTCAGTGGCTTCCACACATTCCCTCCATAGGTAAGCTATATCTACCTAGATAGAGCAGCAGTCTCCTCAAGGgagcaaacctttaatcccagcagaggcagaggcaggcagatctctgtgagttcgaggccagcctgatctacatagggagTCCATGACAaacagggctacagagaaacatatttctaaaacataaaaaaattaaaacatttttttgtgtgtacacAGACATGTGTGTCACAATGCACATGTGATCAAA of Meriones unguiculatus strain TT.TT164.6M chromosome 8, Bangor_MerUng_6.1, whole genome shotgun sequence contains these proteins:
- the LOC110562123 gene encoding cytochrome c1, heme protein, mitochondrial; its protein translation is MAAAAATLRRSVLGPRGVGLPGASVPGLLGGARPRHLPLTTPQAVSFSSKSGSSRGRKVMLSALGMLAAGGAGLAVALHTAVSASDLELHPPSYPWSHRGLLSSLDHTSIRRGFQVYKQVCSSCHSMDYMAYRHLVGVCYTEEEAKALAEEVEVQDGPNEDGEMFMRPGKLSDYFPKPYPNPEAARAANNGALPPDLSYIVRARHGGEDYVFSLLTGYCEPPPGVSLREGLYFNPYFPGQAIGMAPPIYTEVLEYDDGTPATMSQVAKDVATFLRWASEPEHDHRKRMGLKMLLMMAMLMPLAYAMKRHKWSVLKSRKLAYRPPK